The proteins below are encoded in one region of Mangifera indica cultivar Alphonso chromosome 7, CATAS_Mindica_2.1, whole genome shotgun sequence:
- the LOC123221780 gene encoding NAC domain-containing protein 83-like — translation MMMPTGFRFNPTDAELIEILERKVSGQEMPVHDAFIIERNVYELDPQDLLWDPTVVLSDNERYCYYIRATDSREVIGRGWWRATGHVKKIYANNNEHIEHVVGYKRPLTFVKFTDNERKRKNAFKTNWIMHEYSLDSNSTEWRLCKIIYKGKASMKELDNTKNDYTLSINDLGGSCNSSIIMVMQPNFIGEEEQEQPQSLELDNLYEYDPHSEAISSSITVMQLDFIGEEEQQLPQILNLDDNVYETFSEASSSMDMQLLQALQLENEGNESHFKQNMQMEETDVQQQQQSNASYDPILTHIAYSNYFSDVSDELFPSLWSY, via the exons ATGATGATGCCAACTGGGTTTAGATTCAATCCGACAGATGCGGAGCTCATtgaaattttggaaagaaaagtTTCTGGGCAAGAGATGCCTGTGCATGATGCGTTCATTATCGAAAGAAATGTCTATGAGCTTGATCCACAAGATCTTCTAT gGGATCCAACGGTGGTGTTATCAGACAATGAGAGATACTGCTATTACATAAGGGCGACAGATTCCAGAGAAGTAATTGGTCGAGGATGGTGGAGAGCTACCGGCCATGTTAAGAAAATTTATGCTAATAATAATGAACATATTGAACATGTGGTGGGTTACAAGAGGCCTCTAACATTTGTCAAATTTACTGATAATGAAAGAAAGCGAAAAAATGCCTTCAAAACTAATTGGATTATGCACGAATATAGCCTCGACTCCAACTCAACG GAATGGAGACTCTGTAAGATCATATATAAAGGAAAAGCAAGTATGAAAGAACTGGATAATACTAAAAATGACTACACATTGAGTATTAATGATTTAGGAGGCAGTTGCAACAGTTCAATAATAATGGTGATGCAGCCAAATTTTATTGGTGAAGAAGAACAGGAGCAACCACAAAGCTTGGAGCTAgacaatttatatgaatatgatCCTCATTCTGAAGCCATCAGCAGTTCAATAACGGTGATGCAGCTTGATTTTATTGGTGAAGAAGAGCAGCAATTACCACAAATCTTAAATCTAGACGACAATGTTTACGAAACATTTTCTGAAGCAAGCAGCTCAATGGACATGCAGCTTTTACAGGCTTTGCAGCTGGAAAACGAAGGAAATGAATCTCATTTCAAGCAAAATATGCAAATGGAAGAGACGGATgttcaacaacaacaacaatcgaATGCTTCATATGATCCAATCTTAACTCACATTGCTTATTCAAACTATTTCTCCGATGTGTCGGATGAATTATTTCCTAGCCTTTGGTCTTATTAG